One part of the Micrococcus sp. 2A genome encodes these proteins:
- a CDS encoding lamin tail domain-containing protein, with translation MAPLPHGSRQLVALTAAAALVASPLAASPASAAPTLPALMITEIAPDTAGSDHFEFIEVRNTGDTAVDLSQAGLAYIYADSDDTSRDVALKVPSGTLVQPGETVVLWLSYTSSTVDSFARTEQDFRDYWATEGAGTDYRLVRVEGQPGMANGGERGVRLTLPDGTTTWSFYPAGSTSAGRSAQFRVDDDGDAGTALLEGPAVPTPGQVSSDALASPTPEPDPGEPAPVPDPSLATAPLQITEVTPDTANVDGADGYEFIEVYNATSEPVDFGDYTLDYLYPADDLTNNNVVTWPADPASFLIQPGETVVFWIKNGKNDHLTSDDFNTHFGTDLAAGTELVEIHTGGMANGSPRGLQIVTNTGFPVNTAYYNLNGADDAIADQGIQYAVDPADPNRQTLVGTAPASPGSVTTEQVPAGLMLPAADAAGPVIEDRTATEVDPATDFPIELHIADDVQVKTVTVAVRTSGMAEPVTHTLRAAEGDLYRHVINAVDLTGQRWVEYSVVASDGTHTTELETHRVPVAGVDQSGVRLSVAEGEVVSGRERITAGGDAYPSTTTVAVDGVRVEGTEAALEGRPVFAFEATSTDAFFRNGVLVGDEVLHIFDEGFYDREVTVPVDVPLEHITAGEPLTLSVYAGTKARPKIDPDENNDDFQIRNLRLVLPDGRTLRPAGLEDGTQWIPMGDSAGKNDYVDAAFDLPQDAFSATAFDWDTTTVADGEHTVTATDGTTTVTRTVTVDNTRPEISTDLADGAEVRGAHTLQATASDAGAGVDVLTAELDGTPVELPHEISSLSLPAGEHRLVLTARDLAGNTSTRTITFTTPVEQPGATPVSPADGAAVDGPDVELSATVTDPSGDALDVDFYAGREVVPGEEGLDVWTGETTVAAATERDGKVVADAAALELMGADDGREHVVSSDDAFPYQLLEVPVDDVTAEGKVRVTWDGSANPDAKVILSVLNTATGRWEELDRALTTGDNPTEFTLEGLVDVADHVRDGSVQLLVQHSEGFAHTDLSTRESAVAGGHPEDVPRSEYDFTLGWESDTQYYNETWYEHQLAIHEYFLQARERLNLAYVFHTGDIVDEWDKPEQWERADDAYRMLDEAGLPYGVLAGNHDVGHALEDYGPYGTFFGAERFDGNPWYGGSYEDNRGHYDLITVDGVDFIMLYQGWGAGDEEIAWMNEVLAQYPERTAVLNLHEYMLTTGGLGPIPQRIYDEVVATNPNVSLVFSGHYHDAFTRVDGFDDDGDGVDDRQVTQVLFDYQGLAEGGLGYLRLLHFDNEGQRMLARTYSPSLQDYNADDPSLEPQQQEFEVSYAQLGIESRTKTLGTDAVTVEVLTGKLIDQQADVASGSTVSSTWAGLTPGEYGWYIRTEDPYGAVDLSAVREFVVVSPTEPPVEVEPGPAPWHPGKGKSIKDGVPPGHRDGHPGKGKGLKDGVPPGHRDGHPGKGNGRP, from the coding sequence ATGGCTCCCCTGCCCCACGGATCACGTCAGCTCGTCGCCCTGACGGCTGCCGCCGCCCTCGTGGCCTCGCCGCTCGCGGCCTCGCCCGCCAGCGCCGCGCCCACCTTGCCGGCGCTGATGATCACCGAGATCGCCCCGGACACCGCGGGCTCCGACCACTTCGAGTTCATCGAGGTCCGGAACACCGGCGACACCGCCGTCGACCTGTCGCAGGCCGGTCTCGCCTACATCTACGCGGACAGCGACGACACGTCCCGCGACGTCGCCCTGAAGGTGCCGTCGGGCACGCTGGTGCAGCCGGGCGAGACGGTCGTGCTGTGGCTCTCCTACACGAGCAGCACCGTCGACAGCTTCGCCCGCACCGAGCAGGACTTCCGCGACTACTGGGCCACCGAGGGCGCCGGGACCGACTACCGCCTCGTGCGCGTGGAGGGCCAGCCCGGCATGGCCAACGGCGGTGAGCGGGGCGTTCGCCTCACCCTGCCCGACGGCACGACGACGTGGTCCTTCTATCCCGCGGGCTCGACCTCGGCGGGCCGCAGCGCACAGTTCCGCGTGGACGACGACGGCGACGCCGGAACCGCGCTGCTGGAGGGGCCGGCCGTCCCGACCCCGGGCCAGGTCTCGTCCGACGCGCTCGCCTCCCCGACCCCGGAGCCCGATCCCGGGGAGCCGGCGCCGGTGCCGGATCCCTCGCTGGCCACGGCGCCGCTGCAGATCACCGAGGTCACTCCTGACACGGCGAACGTCGACGGCGCAGACGGCTACGAGTTCATCGAGGTCTACAACGCGACCTCCGAACCGGTGGACTTCGGCGACTACACGCTCGACTACCTCTACCCCGCGGACGATCTGACCAACAACAACGTCGTCACGTGGCCGGCAGATCCCGCCTCCTTCCTCATTCAGCCGGGCGAGACCGTCGTGTTCTGGATCAAGAACGGCAAGAACGACCACCTCACATCGGACGACTTCAACACCCACTTCGGCACCGACCTCGCGGCCGGAACCGAGCTGGTGGAGATCCACACCGGCGGCATGGCCAACGGCAGCCCGCGTGGCCTGCAGATCGTCACGAACACCGGCTTCCCGGTGAACACGGCCTACTACAACCTGAACGGCGCGGACGACGCGATCGCCGACCAGGGCATCCAGTACGCCGTCGACCCGGCTGACCCGAACCGGCAGACCCTCGTCGGCACCGCCCCCGCCTCCCCCGGCAGCGTCACCACCGAGCAGGTCCCCGCCGGCCTCATGCTTCCCGCCGCGGACGCCGCCGGACCCGTCATCGAGGACCGGACCGCCACCGAGGTCGACCCGGCGACGGACTTCCCCATCGAGCTGCACATCGCTGACGACGTCCAGGTCAAGACGGTCACCGTGGCGGTGCGGACCTCCGGCATGGCCGAGCCCGTCACGCACACCCTGCGGGCTGCCGAAGGCGACCTCTACCGGCACGTCATCAACGCAGTCGACCTCACCGGTCAGCGGTGGGTCGAGTACTCCGTCGTGGCCTCCGACGGCACGCACACCACGGAGCTGGAGACCCACCGTGTGCCGGTCGCGGGCGTCGATCAGAGTGGCGTCCGCCTGTCCGTGGCCGAGGGCGAGGTCGTCTCCGGCCGCGAACGGATCACCGCCGGCGGCGACGCCTACCCCTCCACGACCACCGTCGCGGTGGACGGCGTGCGTGTGGAGGGCACCGAGGCCGCACTCGAAGGTCGCCCGGTGTTCGCCTTCGAGGCCACCAGCACCGACGCCTTCTTCCGCAACGGCGTGCTCGTCGGTGACGAGGTGCTGCACATCTTCGACGAGGGCTTCTACGACCGAGAGGTCACCGTGCCCGTCGACGTGCCGCTCGAGCACATCACCGCCGGGGAGCCGCTGACGCTCAGCGTCTATGCGGGCACCAAGGCCCGGCCGAAGATCGACCCGGACGAGAACAACGACGACTTCCAGATCCGCAACCTGCGCCTCGTCCTGCCGGACGGCCGCACCCTGCGCCCGGCAGGCCTCGAGGACGGCACGCAGTGGATCCCCATGGGCGACTCCGCGGGCAAGAACGACTACGTCGACGCCGCCTTCGACCTGCCCCAGGACGCCTTCTCCGCGACCGCGTTCGACTGGGACACCACCACGGTGGCCGACGGCGAGCACACCGTGACGGCGACGGACGGCACCACGACGGTCACCCGGACCGTCACCGTGGACAACACGAGACCGGAGATCAGCACCGACCTGGCCGACGGCGCGGAGGTCCGCGGCGCCCACACCCTTCAGGCCACTGCCTCCGATGCCGGGGCCGGCGTGGACGTCCTCACCGCCGAGCTGGACGGCACGCCCGTCGAGCTTCCCCATGAGATCAGCTCGCTGAGCCTGCCGGCGGGCGAGCACCGGCTCGTGCTCACCGCGCGGGACCTGGCCGGCAACACCTCGACCCGGACGATCACGTTCACGACTCCGGTCGAGCAGCCCGGGGCGACGCCGGTGTCACCGGCGGACGGCGCAGCCGTCGACGGCCCGGACGTGGAGCTGTCCGCGACCGTCACGGACCCCAGCGGCGATGCGCTCGACGTCGACTTCTACGCGGGCCGGGAGGTCGTTCCGGGCGAGGAGGGCCTCGACGTGTGGACCGGTGAGACCACCGTGGCCGCGGCCACCGAGCGGGACGGCAAGGTCGTGGCCGACGCCGCGGCGCTCGAGCTGATGGGTGCCGACGACGGCCGTGAGCACGTCGTGAGCTCGGACGACGCATTCCCGTACCAGCTCCTCGAGGTCCCCGTCGACGACGTCACCGCCGAGGGGAAGGTGCGCGTCACCTGGGACGGCAGCGCCAATCCGGACGCCAAGGTGATCCTCTCGGTGCTGAACACCGCCACCGGTCGCTGGGAGGAGCTCGACCGCGCCCTGACGACCGGGGACAACCCGACGGAGTTCACGCTCGAGGGCCTCGTCGACGTCGCAGACCACGTGCGCGACGGCAGCGTCCAGCTGCTCGTCCAGCACTCGGAGGGCTTCGCCCACACCGACCTGAGCACCCGCGAGTCCGCGGTGGCCGGCGGCCACCCGGAGGACGTGCCCCGCTCCGAGTACGACTTCACCCTCGGCTGGGAGTCGGACACGCAGTACTACAACGAGACCTGGTACGAGCATCAGCTCGCGATCCACGAGTACTTCCTCCAGGCGCGCGAGCGGCTCAACCTGGCCTACGTCTTCCACACGGGCGACATCGTGGACGAGTGGGACAAGCCGGAGCAGTGGGAGCGCGCCGACGACGCCTACCGGATGCTCGACGAAGCCGGTCTGCCGTATGGAGTCCTGGCCGGCAACCACGACGTGGGGCACGCCCTTGAGGACTACGGGCCCTACGGCACGTTCTTCGGCGCGGAGCGGTTCGACGGCAACCCCTGGTACGGCGGGTCGTACGAGGACAACCGGGGCCACTACGACCTCATCACGGTCGACGGCGTGGACTTCATCATGCTGTACCAGGGGTGGGGGGCCGGCGACGAGGAGATCGCCTGGATGAACGAGGTGCTGGCCCAGTACCCCGAGCGCACCGCGGTCCTCAACCTCCACGAGTACATGCTGACGACCGGCGGCCTCGGACCGATCCCGCAGCGGATCTACGACGAGGTCGTGGCGACCAACCCGAACGTCTCCCTGGTGTTCTCGGGTCACTACCACGACGCCTTCACCCGCGTCGACGGGTTCGACGACGACGGGGACGGGGTCGACGACCGTCAGGTCACGCAGGTTCTCTTCGACTACCAGGGCCTCGCGGAGGGCGGCCTGGGATACCTGCGCCTGCTGCACTTCGACAACGAGGGGCAGCGGATGCTCGCCCGGACCTACTCGCCGTCCCTGCAGGACTACAACGCCGATGATCCGTCCCTGGAGCCGCAGCAGCAGGAGTTCGAGGTGTCCTACGCCCAGCTCGGCATCGAGTCGCGGACCAAGACCCTCGGGACCGACGCCGTCACCGTCGAGGTGCTGACCGGCAAGCTCATCGACCAGCAGGCCGACGTGGCCTCCGGCTCCACCGTGAGCTCGACCTGGGCAGGCCTGACGCCCGGCGAGTACGGCTGGTACATCCGCACCGAGGACCCGTACGGCGCCGTCGACCTCAGCGCCGTGCGTGAGTTCGTCGTCGTGTCCCCCACCGAGCCGCCCGTCGAGGTGGAGCCGGGACCTGCCCCCTGGCATCCCGGCAAGGGCAAGAGCATCAAGGACGGCGTCCCCCCGGGACACCGCGACGGCCACCCCGGCAAGGGCAAGGGCCTCAAGGACGGCGTCCCCCCGGGACACCGCGACGGCCACCCCGGCAAGGGCAACGGTCGTCCCTGA
- a CDS encoding DUF2975 domain-containing protein, whose amino-acid sequence MTHRLTTWVLQALLAAVGVLILLLQVIGLPALGAEMARELPAEAHMRWPITVLAILGLACVQGGIVCTIRLLALTRSDRIFTSRALPWVNAIVGAFLGGALVCAATLTYQSATVAGPPLWLLLLFAGVATGLAMALLMLVMRALLVRATRLRTEMDEVI is encoded by the coding sequence ATGACACATCGCCTCACCACCTGGGTGCTCCAGGCGCTGCTCGCGGCCGTCGGGGTGCTCATCCTCCTCCTGCAGGTGATCGGCCTGCCGGCCCTGGGCGCGGAGATGGCTCGAGAGCTCCCCGCCGAGGCCCACATGCGCTGGCCCATCACCGTTCTCGCGATCCTCGGCCTGGCGTGCGTCCAGGGCGGGATCGTGTGCACCATCCGCCTGTTGGCCCTGACCCGGTCGGACCGCATCTTCACCTCCCGTGCGCTGCCATGGGTGAACGCCATCGTGGGCGCCTTCCTCGGCGGCGCTCTCGTGTGCGCGGCCACGCTCACCTATCAGTCCGCCACCGTCGCCGGCCCGCCGCTGTGGCTCCTCCTGCTGTTCGCCGGTGTCGCCACGGGCCTGGCCATGGCGCTGCTCATGCTCGTGATGCGGGCCCTCCTGGTGCGCGCCACGCGGCTGCGCACCGAGATGGACGAGGTGATCTGA
- a CDS encoding helix-turn-helix transcriptional regulator: MPIVVRIDVELARRKMSVGEFAERVGITPANVAVLKNGRAKAVRLTTLDRMCEVLQCQPGDLLEWVPEGDDVGARA; encoded by the coding sequence ATGCCCATCGTGGTGAGGATCGACGTCGAACTGGCCCGCCGCAAGATGTCCGTGGGGGAGTTCGCCGAGCGGGTGGGCATCACGCCGGCCAACGTGGCGGTGCTGAAGAACGGGCGGGCCAAGGCGGTGCGGTTGACCACCCTCGATCGGATGTGCGAGGTCCTGCAGTGCCAGCCGGGAGATCTGCTGGAGTGGGTCCCTGAGGGCGACGACGTCGGCGCCCGCGCCTGA